Genomic segment of Lentimicrobium sp. L6:
ATTCTTCACAATGACTTGAGGAGCAGAAATACTATCCTGAACTGGCTGATCTACACCAACTACCATCCTCAAATAATCATATTTGGGTTTCTCATCGTTATAATCACCAGAATGAATACCATATTGAGCGATAATGAATTCATTGATATAATCATATCCGCCTAAAGCTACTTTTATATTTTTAAAACCTAATTGTTTCAATATCATATAAATATTTATAGCTTGGTTTTTATCACGACAATAAAGCACGTTTATGATTTCATCTTGATTAAGGATATCATAATATTCCATATCCAAAACATTCTTAGCTGGGATATTAATAGCTCCTTCCACA
This window contains:
- a CDS encoding rhodanese-like domain-containing protein — translated: MKIIKKLFFVMLLAFIMVSCSDSSKKEYALSIDETLDAYLHKEDILSIEKLANILLCKHENVYQMIDLRTPPEYIKSHVEGAINIPAKNVLDMEYYDILNQDEIINVLYCRDKNQAINIYMILKQLGFKNIKVALGGYDYINEFIIAQYGIHSGDYNDEKPKYDYLRMVVGVDQPVQDSISAPQVIVKNPNKVVKDFDEECPDLN